Genomic window (Terriglobus sp. TAA 43):
AACTGCTCACATTGAAAGGCCACCTGAACGCCGTGACAAGCGTCGCCTGGAGCACGGATGGCAAGCGGCTCGCCACAGCGAGTACGGACAAAACCGCGAAGGTATGGGATGCGGCTAGCGGGAAGGAGTTGCTCACCTCGAAGGTTCACGACGAGCCTGTGTGGAGCGTGGCTTGGAGCCCCGATAGCAAGCGGTTGGCCACAGCAAGTGACGATGAGACCGCCAAGGTGTGGGATGCGGCCAGCGGGAAGGAACTGCTCACATTGAAGGGCCATGAAGGCGCCGTGCTAAGCGTCGGTTGGAGCCCGGATGGCAAGCGGCTGGCCACAGCGGGTAATGACAAAACCGCAAGAGTTTGGGATGCAGTGAGCGGACAGGACCTGCTTATCCTAAAAGGCCACACCGACCATGTGGAGAGCGTGGCTTGGAACCCAGACGGCCATCAGCTCGCCACGGCAAGTTGGGACGAGACCGCGAAAGTCTGGGACACCAACCGACAAGAATTACTCACCCTGAAGGGACACACAAACAATGTGTATAGCGTCGCTTGGAGCCCGGATAGTAAGCGGCTGGCTACGGCGAGTGCGGACAAGACCGCTAAGGTGTGGGATGCGGCCAACGGAAAAGAACTGCTCACCCTCAAGGGACACACCAACTACATACATGGCGCAGCCTGGAGCCCGGATGGCAAGCGGCTCGCCACAGCGAGTAGCGATGAGACAGCCAAGGTATGGGATACGGCTAGCGGAAAAGAGCTGACCACCATGAAGGGCCACACAGATGAGTTGTTGGGCATAACTTGGAGCCCGAACGGCGAGCGCCTGGCCACTGCTAGTGGGAGTGGGGTGAAGGTTTGGGATGCGACCAGCGGAAAGGAATTGTTCACTAGCACCGAGACCGCATTGGATTTGGCTTGGAGCCCGGATGGTAAGCGACTCGCCGCGAGCGATAGCTTGACTGCGAAGGTGTGGGATACAGCCAGCGGGAAGAGGTTGCTAACCCTGAGGGGTCACTTGGATATCGGCATTTTAGGAGGGACGGTGTATAGCGTGGCCTGGAGTCCTGATAGTAGGCGGTTGGCTACGGCGAGTTCTGACAAGACAGCTAAGGTGTGGGATGCAGTTAGCGGGAAGGAACTGCTCACCCTCAGAGGACACAACGATGCCGTGTTCAGTGTCTCCTGGAGCCCAGACGGCAAGCGGCTAGCCACGGCGAGCGCGGACGGGACTGCGAAAGTGTGGGATGCGGCCATTGGAAAGGAGCTAGTCACTCTGACGGAGCGCACTGAGCCAGTGAATAGCGTGTCTTGGAGTCCCGACGGCAGACGACTAGCAACAGCAAGTGAGGATCAGACGGTACAGATTTATGTGACCGATGTCCGCGAGTTACTCGATCTAGCACGCAAACGTGTCACCCGCGCTCTCACTCCTGACGAGTGTGAGCGCTACTTTCAGTCGTCCAAGTGCCCGCAGGTGCCATGAAATAACGTGGCCTACTGCATTTAGCGTAAGAGCACATCAATCTGTCCTCTACATTCCACACTCACCGGCCAGTCGAGTTCGGCATCGACAGTTCTGTCGGGCAGCGTACGATGCGACTAGTCAGCCTCCAAGCGGTTCTGCGGACGACCTGCGTGGCCGTATGTAAACCTAGCCGGCGAGAAGCTACGACTGTGGGGCAAAATACGTTGGCATCTGTATGCATGAAACAGATTGCAGTGATCCGACTAACTCGGTCTTCAATTGACGATGTCAGGCCGATGCACTCGTCCCCCGCCGTGCGTGAGCTCATAACCAATTCTTTGGCTATGGCTGCGCAATGCCAGCAATATCGGACAGCTTCGCCTTCAAGTGGGCTTGAAGATGGTTCAGGCCCTCGCTATTGTTCAGGTATTTCAAGAAGCGTAGATGGCGTAGATCAAATGGAATGTCTGATTCGGCCTGTGTGATCAAGATGACGTCCCGCCCCAATGTATGAGCAACGCCTATTTCATAAAACACATTGGCGTTTCGGCCGCTGCAATCGCACACGATCACCTTGGAACGGTCTATGAGCGAAACAACATCCTGAATGATGGATGCGTTTTCCCAGATGTCATCCGCACGACGGCAGTGGAAGCCAACCGCCTCGCCTGCTCTCTTAAGCGTTTCGTAAACTTTATCGAACTTCATATCGAAAGGCATCATTGCAGACATCAGATTCGGATCAATTGTCTCCACTTCAGGCAAAGGGAACACCTTGGGTAGCTGTCTGCGGCGATTGGCCCTCTTGAGCAGGAAGCGGTACAGATCAACTCTCTTTACTGACCAATGTGTAGTTGAAAACTCGAATTCCTTGATATCGAGATCTCTTGCAAACTCCTGTAGTACTCCCTGCGAAACAGGCGGAACATTCGGTTCGTAGTTGTACTCAAGCGTTATGTACCTGCCGTCGAGCCTCGCATCGGTGATTATTCCTACTCGTGCTATCTGGCTTTTCTGTCTATCCGTCTCTTCGACAAAGAGCGCTGGAAGCTTTATCAAAGCGTCCAGGTCGGCTTTCGAATCTGGCGCGAAGCGTTGCTCGAGCGAGTCTTCCGTATATTGCAAAACCCTGCCGGCAGGCAGCGAATCACGACCATCTCCCCACGGGCCATACTTAACGAGAAGATTAAACACACTGCCTCCTAAGAACACTTATTTCTCAGGCTAACAGTCTCCTCCGCGGTGGCTCCAATCGCGAAGCCGCCATCAAGAGCTTCTAACGGATGTTTCCGATCAATAACAGAACATGTCCTGCTCCCCATCAGGGAGACCTTCTTTCCTATTGGCGTGCAGGCGCAAACCGCAGAGCTGAGCGCCAAGACGCGGGAGGAAACTCCCCCACTCTGCTCGTTTTCCTTTGAGGTATTGCGCGATGTATCCCCGGTGCACTTCTGAATATCCGTGACTGGGCTCTAGAAGTTGCGCTGTACGTCACGAGAAATCTTGATGTCTTCGCCTTCGGCGCGTCGCCTGTAGGCGTCTTCAAACGCTTCCCAGTCCACTTCAGCGCCATAACGCTTGGAGAGGTGATCGAAGTGTTGTTTGACCCGTGCGGAGTAATACATCGGTCCCATTATAGATTTTCGCCAGACATTCGCCACACAGAATCAGTCACTTGCGCGATTTTGCACAGTTCGCAGGGCAATCTGCGTCTTGACGCACAGCCTAGGCAATAGGCGAATATAAGGCGAATACGATGCATTCAAGCGCTACAGTTCGCCACCAGATTGAATCCGCTCTTTCGCAGAGGATTCCGTCTGCCTTAACGCCCCCGCAGCGGCAGGTACGCCCCGTCGTTTCGACAGGCATTGGTGAACTCGATGAATTGATTCAAGGCGGCCTGCCGGTTGGCGCGGTCACGGAGTTGGTCGGTAGCGAATGCTCTGGAAGAACGTCAGTGGCTCTATCCTTCCTCGCACATGTCACTTCAACAGGCAAAGTCTGTGCGTGGCTCGATGCTTCCAACACCTTCAATCCAAGTTCGGCGGCTGCCGTGGGCGTCGATCTGAAACGGCTCTTATGGATTCGTTGTGGCGTCCAGGAGAGTGTTGTTGCGCAGGAGACGCGGAAGTTCACATTGCCGGGAGCTTGTTTTGCGCCGAAGGCAGTGATGAAGGGTTTGCATGGTGGCGGCCATGGGACGCACCCTCGTTCGGAGGTCAAAGGGCTGTCGGCGGCTGTAGACCGTTTTTTGAGTAACGAGGCGATTGCTGCCCGTTGTGCAGAGCCGATTGCGAAGCAAAGGCCGATACCGCAGCAGTACGAATCGAGTCTTGTCCCTGCAACAAAACCGATGCGGTCAGATCGTCGCGCTCGTGTTTACGATGCCGTCGAACAGGCTTTGAAGAGCGCAGACCTCCTGGTTCAGACTGGCGGCTTTAGCGCCATCATTCTCGATCTCGGCGGCATAAAGCCAGAGGTGGTTTCTCGCATCGAGCTATCCGCCTGGCATCGCTACCGTGTTGCCG
Coding sequences:
- a CDS encoding ATPase domain-containing protein, with the translated sequence MHSSATVRHQIESALSQRIPSALTPPQRQVRPVVSTGIGELDELIQGGLPVGAVTELVGSECSGRTSVALSFLAHVTSTGKVCAWLDASNTFNPSSAAAVGVDLKRLLWIRCGVQESVVAQETRKFTLPGACFAPKAVMKGLHGGGHGTHPRSEVKGLSAAVDRFLSNEAIAARCAEPIAKQRPIPQQYESSLVPATKPMRSDRRARVYDAVEQALKSADLLVQTGGFSAIILDLGGIKPEVVSRIELSAWHRYRVAAEQTQSSIVLLSQYPCAKSSSELQLQLLPMDNTREERTVFTGLTARVEILRQRFAETPAKVVPMRKPPQRVREACWSQRTTWVGPR
- a CDS encoding TIR domain-containing protein; the encoded protein is MAEVFISYSRRDRGFAHKLLAAFQVEGREVWLDEKEIEVTSDWLNEIFSNIESADNFLFIISPDSIASAIAQQEIDHAAANNKRIVPVYYRPVPDADIPQAVARFHRIDFTSAADFDSSFATLAKALDTDLDWKRTHTRLLTRAKEWERREKDHSFLLRGKDLKEAEQWVVSSTARDPRPTSLHSQYVLAGRQATANTLRMVIAAIAVALGVAIGLAIFAFIQRHSARTQTKEAQTQKKVADHNAAEAAIQKQAALSNETKARLQESIADDKAAEATRQQGIAEAEKATAQRDANEANARALAAFSMESLNDDPEKSILLAMQAVYATRRFGQPTVAVAEDVLHRAILSSQVRETLRGHTGHVDSVAWSPDGKKLATASIDMTAKVWDVVAGRQLITLEGHTGSLSSVAWSPDGKRLATVSWDRTTKVWNGESGKELLALKGHSGQVWSVAWNPDGKRLATASDDRTAKVWDVISGKELLTLKGHLNAVTSVAWSTDGKRLATASTDKTAKVWDAASGKELLTSKVHDEPVWSVAWSPDSKRLATASDDETAKVWDAASGKELLTLKGHEGAVLSVGWSPDGKRLATAGNDKTARVWDAVSGQDLLILKGHTDHVESVAWNPDGHQLATASWDETAKVWDTNRQELLTLKGHTNNVYSVAWSPDSKRLATASADKTAKVWDAANGKELLTLKGHTNYIHGAAWSPDGKRLATASSDETAKVWDTASGKELTTMKGHTDELLGITWSPNGERLATASGSGVKVWDATSGKELFTSTETALDLAWSPDGKRLAASDSLTAKVWDTASGKRLLTLRGHLDIGILGGTVYSVAWSPDSRRLATASSDKTAKVWDAVSGKELLTLRGHNDAVFSVSWSPDGKRLATASADGTAKVWDAAIGKELVTLTERTEPVNSVSWSPDGRRLATASEDQTVQIYVTDVRELLDLARKRVTRALTPDECERYFQSSKCPQVP